A window from Deltaproteobacteria bacterium encodes these proteins:
- a CDS encoding CotH kinase family protein, whose product MASPASGLNTIKIKMQDADFQKVIVGRGKKVEALAEISFNGGPFQKSEVESRGQSCLTAAKRPCLGIKTENKVQFLGANGLDGKTFNLASMWQDRGFVSSRLGFDMFRALGIFELKSEYVVVWINDLPYGMYLVTEKPKKAIARITDDAWIGRRGYKTRLETVEESKTISEKAAVSQFRSLYKDVANLLGEGLRASIESKLNLKRYMQWLIVNSVMMNGDYADEVFFYIDGKDPKRRFDIMPWDFDDLFKEPHAGPENQARADSIKSGILYGFENPLDVKIADDPLLARLLKEEAREILQKLTPAFVGGVIGQIQRDLVSYSREPEVLNSGLRDSYRKPYTEKFFVETTARRQAAILNRVELLKSRALSPD is encoded by the coding sequence TTGGCGTCACCTGCGAGCGGGCTCAACACGATCAAAATAAAAATGCAGGATGCCGATTTCCAAAAGGTCATCGTCGGACGAGGGAAAAAAGTAGAAGCCTTAGCTGAGATCTCATTCAACGGTGGACCGTTTCAGAAGAGTGAAGTGGAATCTCGCGGGCAGAGCTGTTTGACCGCGGCCAAACGTCCGTGCCTTGGAATCAAGACCGAAAATAAAGTTCAGTTTTTAGGGGCAAATGGCCTCGACGGTAAGACTTTTAACCTAGCAAGTATGTGGCAAGATCGAGGGTTCGTCTCTAGCCGCTTGGGCTTCGACATGTTTCGCGCTCTTGGCATTTTCGAGTTAAAATCTGAATACGTTGTCGTCTGGATCAACGATCTGCCTTACGGCATGTACCTCGTTACAGAAAAACCAAAAAAAGCGATTGCGAGAATAACAGACGATGCTTGGATTGGACGGCGTGGCTACAAAACGCGTTTAGAAACAGTTGAGGAATCCAAAACTATTTCGGAAAAGGCCGCTGTTTCGCAGTTTCGGTCTCTCTACAAAGATGTTGCGAATCTTTTGGGCGAAGGGCTTCGGGCGAGCATCGAATCAAAGCTCAATTTGAAACGATATATGCAGTGGTTGATTGTCAACTCCGTGATGATGAACGGTGACTACGCTGATGAGGTTTTCTTTTACATCGACGGAAAAGATCCGAAACGTCGTTTCGATATAATGCCCTGGGATTTTGACGATTTATTTAAAGAGCCCCACGCGGGACCCGAAAACCAGGCCCGTGCCGATTCGATTAAGTCCGGCATTTTGTACGGCTTCGAGAATCCGTTAGACGTTAAAATAGCAGATGATCCTTTATTGGCGCGTCTTCTGAAAGAAGAGGCACGCGAGATTCTGCAGAAGCTCACTCCTGCATTTGTCGGGGGCGTAATCGGGCAAATTCAACGCGATCTCGTGTCCTATTCTCGAGAGCCAGAAGTTTTAAATAGCGGGTTGCGAGATTCCTATCGGAAGCCCTACACAGAAAAGTTCTTTGTTGAGACCACCGCGCGGCGGCAGGCTGCGATCCTTAACCGAGTAGAATTGCTTAAATCCCGCGCGCTCTCTCCCGATTGA